A genomic stretch from Aedes albopictus strain Foshan chromosome 2, AalbF5, whole genome shotgun sequence includes:
- the LOC109429893 gene encoding uncharacterized protein LOC109429893, with product MTVENVCLILVIVSCVAFGHEELSLQTDETTEEQDVHVIRQTMENLATKPGVQFVEYGPDGTEGYKYHLTSAENKEYIIHTTGPITVPVLETIKGTREEKDINLLARLIASTKIKSMESIDRKDLTL from the exons ATGACAGTTGAGAACGTCTGCTTGATTCTTGTGATAGTGAGTTGCGTCGCTTTCGGTCACGAGGAATTATCTTTGCAAACAGATGAGACAACAGAGGAACAGGATGTGCACGTGATTCGCCAAACAATGGAGAATTTGGCGACAAAACCAGG AGTGCAGTTTGTCGAGTACGGACCCGATGGCACAGAAGGTTATAAGTACCATCTAACATCAGCGGAAAACAAAGAGTACATAATACACACAACGG GTCCAATAACAGTACCGGTCCTGGAAACTATCAAAGGCACAAGAGAGGAGAAGGATATAAATCTGTTGGCGCGGCTGATTGCATCTACAAAAATCAAATCTATGGAAAGCATTGATCGGAAAGACTTAACGTTGTGA